The proteins below come from a single Chitinophaga pinensis DSM 2588 genomic window:
- a CDS encoding bifunctional 3,4-dihydroxy-2-butanone-4-phosphate synthase/GTP cyclohydrolase II: MLDTIESAIEDIRNGKLVIVVDDEDRENEGDFVTAARNVTPEIINFMSRYGRGLICAPLVEERCEELKLEMMVRDNTALHQTPFTVSVDLLGHGCTTGISAHDRAKTVQALIDPNTRPEELGKPGHIFPLKAKSGGVLRRTGHTEATIDLARLAGFEPAGVLVEIMNEDGSMARLPELREIADQFNLKLVSIKDLIEYRLAKETLIEEQVTVNMPTEYGDFELVAFKQLNSGELHMALKKGTWEKGEPVLVRIHSSCVTGDILHSLRCDCGEQLHKAMEMVEREGKGLILYMNQEGRGIGLLNKLKAYKLQEEGRDTVQANLELGFKMDERDYGVGAQILRHMNISKMRLITNNPRKRAGLNGYGLEIVENVAIEVHPNPHNEFYLKTKRDKLGHEILKG, from the coding sequence ATGTTAGATACAATAGAATCAGCCATAGAAGATATCAGGAATGGTAAGCTGGTAATAGTCGTAGATGATGAAGACAGGGAGAATGAGGGTGATTTTGTTACAGCAGCAAGGAACGTTACACCGGAGATCATCAATTTCATGAGCCGTTACGGCCGTGGTTTAATATGTGCCCCCCTGGTGGAGGAGCGTTGCGAGGAACTGAAACTGGAAATGATGGTGCGCGATAATACCGCCCTGCACCAGACTCCCTTTACCGTATCCGTTGACCTCCTGGGTCACGGCTGCACCACCGGCATCTCTGCACATGACCGCGCCAAGACCGTACAGGCCCTGATTGATCCTAATACCCGTCCGGAAGAACTGGGCAAGCCAGGACATATCTTCCCCCTGAAAGCAAAAAGTGGTGGCGTACTTCGCCGTACCGGCCATACCGAAGCAACGATCGACCTGGCCAGACTGGCTGGTTTCGAACCTGCCGGCGTACTGGTGGAAATCATGAACGAAGATGGTTCCATGGCACGTCTCCCGGAATTGCGGGAAATAGCCGACCAGTTTAACCTGAAACTGGTTTCCATAAAAGACCTGATCGAATACCGCCTCGCAAAGGAAACCCTGATCGAGGAACAGGTAACCGTAAACATGCCGACTGAATACGGTGATTTCGAACTGGTTGCTTTTAAACAGCTTAACTCAGGTGAGCTGCATATGGCCCTGAAAAAAGGTACATGGGAGAAAGGCGAACCCGTACTGGTGCGCATCCACTCTTCCTGCGTAACCGGCGATATCCTTCATTCCCTCCGCTGTGACTGTGGCGAACAGCTGCACAAAGCCATGGAAATGGTAGAACGCGAAGGAAAAGGTCTGATTCTGTACATGAACCAGGAAGGTCGTGGTATCGGTTTGCTTAACAAACTGAAAGCCTATAAGCTCCAGGAAGAAGGCCGCGATACTGTGCAGGCTAACCTGGAACTGGGTTTCAAAATGGATGAACGCGACTATGGCGTTGGAGCACAGATCCTTCGTCATATGAACATCTCCAAAATGCGCCTGATTACCAATAACCCACGTAAAAGAGCGGGTCTGAATGGATACGGTCTTGAAATCGTGGAAAATGTAGCAATTGAAGTACATCCGAATCCGCATAACGAATTCTATCTCAAGACAAAACGTGATAAGTTAGGTCACGAGATCCTGAAAGGGTAA
- a CDS encoding carboxypeptidase regulatory-like domain-containing protein → MIGRITGPSKEALPGATVVVIHQPSGTKYGTTTDAEGYYRIPNMNVGGPYKVTSTFIGYTEYNQGDIFLALGQPFRLNISLGEKAQDIKEVQVIGQRSTVFNSNRKGAQTTLNRTQVEALPSVGRNLTDFVRLTPQAKLTKDGSGNQTISIAGTSNKYNATFVDGAVQNDVFGLAENGTNGGQIGISPFSIDIIDQFNINVSPFDVKQGGFAGGAINAVTKSGTNEIEGSAYYFVRNESLAGKTPTKDESKRTKLADFSSKTYGVRLGGPIIKNKLFYFVNAEWQKENRPQPFAYETYANGRATPASRGKLDTLQTKLRSAGYDPGGYETTENTLDGRKFFARIDWNINENNKFTIRHQYTHGESVSPGKSSASTITFSNKGISFPSTTNATTAELKSQFGNRASNSLLLGANFVRDDRGITGAPYTSVFISRESISFGTEEFSAANLLKQDVLTLTDNLELYRGKHTISLGTSNEFYNMTNVFIGQNFGSYTFATLDDFLNDKSPTQYNRSFSAVDKTTGDNTNGAAKFKALQLGLYAQDDYQVNDRLRLSLGVRADLPMLLTDPAVNNDFNTNVLPQVVAAGKWDIKGAQTGVKPDAKLLLSPRFAFNWDVKGDQTTQIRGGAGIFTSRIPYVWLGGIYNNNGVTLGGMRLAYDSTKPTGGTNNPIPFVSDPYAQPSITAAPSGKIDLFAKDFKFPQVFRTSIAVDQKLPWGMVGSLEAIYTKNINNVVYYNLSYIPAGTNVTGSGSDNRPMWKNVGKPILGNYTDIMYADNTSKGYSYNLTAQLQKTFYGGFSAMAAYTYGRSKSINDGQSSQNSSQWRVPNVRGRNDIDLGTSIFDLGSRIIASVTYKKEYLKHFGTTVTLYYTGQSGERFSYGYRDIPNTNIVGDYNGSSSDKGLNLIYIPRSASEINLVSYQANGATVTPEQQWAALDAFINGDKYLSKHRGEYAPKNGLRTPFTHIFDLHIAQDIYITQKNGKRHTLQISFDVFNLGNMINNDWGRVYSTRTGMSYNNYGLIDFVGFAANGTTPTYNFKAPTKYDNKTVAQIDDFGLQSARWQGQLGFRYIFR, encoded by the coding sequence ATGATTGGTAGAATCACCGGCCCTTCGAAGGAGGCGTTACCCGGGGCTACCGTTGTTGTGATCCATCAGCCTTCAGGTACCAAGTACGGAACAACTACCGATGCGGAAGGTTACTACCGTATCCCCAACATGAACGTTGGTGGTCCTTACAAAGTAACTTCTACCTTTATCGGTTACACTGAATACAATCAGGGCGATATCTTCCTCGCACTCGGTCAGCCATTCAGACTGAACATCAGCCTTGGCGAAAAAGCCCAGGATATCAAAGAAGTACAGGTAATTGGTCAAAGAAGCACTGTCTTCAATTCTAACCGTAAGGGAGCACAGACTACCCTGAACCGCACACAGGTTGAAGCCCTGCCTTCAGTAGGTAGAAACCTCACTGACTTTGTACGTTTAACGCCTCAGGCGAAACTGACCAAAGACGGTAGCGGTAACCAGACTATATCTATCGCAGGTACCAGCAACAAGTACAACGCTACTTTCGTTGATGGTGCGGTACAGAACGATGTATTCGGTCTGGCAGAAAATGGTACCAATGGTGGTCAGATCGGTATTTCTCCGTTCAGCATTGACATCATTGACCAGTTCAATATTAACGTATCTCCGTTCGACGTTAAACAGGGTGGTTTCGCAGGTGGCGCCATCAACGCTGTAACCAAAAGCGGTACTAATGAAATAGAAGGTTCTGCATATTACTTCGTACGTAACGAAAGCCTCGCTGGTAAGACTCCAACAAAAGACGAAAGCAAACGTACCAAACTGGCAGATTTCTCTTCCAAAACATACGGCGTACGTTTAGGTGGTCCGATCATCAAGAATAAACTGTTCTACTTCGTCAACGCAGAATGGCAGAAAGAAAACCGTCCGCAGCCATTCGCTTATGAAACATATGCGAATGGTCGTGCTACTCCGGCTTCAAGGGGTAAGCTGGATACACTACAAACTAAATTGCGCTCAGCAGGTTACGATCCGGGCGGATATGAGACAACTGAAAATACACTGGATGGCCGCAAGTTCTTTGCAAGAATTGACTGGAACATCAACGAAAATAACAAGTTCACTATCCGTCACCAGTATACACATGGTGAGAGCGTAAGTCCTGGTAAATCCAGCGCTTCTACTATCACCTTCTCTAATAAAGGTATCTCCTTCCCTTCTACCACCAACGCTACCACTGCTGAGCTGAAAAGCCAGTTTGGTAACAGGGCGTCTAACTCCCTGCTGTTAGGTGCTAACTTCGTAAGAGACGACCGCGGTATCACCGGCGCTCCATATACTTCCGTATTCATTTCAAGAGAATCTATCAGCTTCGGTACAGAAGAGTTTTCTGCAGCTAACCTGCTGAAACAGGACGTACTGACCCTGACTGATAACCTGGAACTGTACAGAGGTAAACACACCATCTCCCTGGGGACAAGTAACGAGTTCTATAACATGACCAACGTATTTATCGGTCAGAACTTTGGTTCTTATACTTTCGCTACCCTGGATGATTTCCTCAATGACAAATCACCAACCCAGTACAACCGTTCCTTCTCAGCTGTAGATAAAACTACCGGTGATAACACCAACGGTGCTGCTAAATTCAAAGCACTGCAACTGGGTCTGTATGCACAGGACGACTACCAGGTAAACGATCGTTTACGTTTATCACTGGGTGTTCGTGCTGACCTGCCGATGCTGCTGACTGATCCTGCTGTAAACAATGATTTCAATACCAATGTACTGCCTCAGGTAGTTGCTGCCGGTAAATGGGATATCAAAGGTGCACAGACAGGTGTTAAGCCAGACGCTAAGCTTCTGCTGTCTCCACGCTTTGCCTTTAACTGGGACGTGAAAGGTGACCAGACTACCCAGATCCGTGGTGGCGCCGGTATCTTCACCAGCCGCATCCCTTATGTTTGGTTAGGTGGTATCTATAACAACAATGGTGTTACCCTGGGTGGTATGAGACTCGCTTACGATTCTACCAAACCAACCGGCGGTACCAACAACCCGATTCCTTTTGTATCTGATCCTTATGCGCAGCCTAGCATCACTGCTGCGCCATCAGGTAAAATTGATCTGTTTGCAAAAGATTTCAAATTCCCTCAGGTATTCAGAACCAGCATCGCTGTTGATCAGAAATTGCCTTGGGGTATGGTGGGTAGCTTAGAAGCGATCTACACCAAAAACATCAACAACGTTGTTTATTACAACCTGTCTTACATCCCTGCTGGTACGAATGTAACCGGTAGCGGTAGCGACAACCGTCCGATGTGGAAAAACGTAGGTAAACCAATTCTGGGTAACTACACTGATATCATGTATGCTGATAATACCAGCAAAGGTTATTCTTACAACCTGACTGCTCAGTTACAAAAAACCTTCTATGGTGGTTTCAGCGCAATGGCCGCTTACACTTACGGTCGTTCTAAAAGCATCAACGACGGTCAGTCTTCTCAAAACTCTTCTCAGTGGAGAGTACCAAACGTGAGAGGTCGTAACGACATCGATCTGGGTACGTCTATCTTCGACCTGGGTTCAAGAATCATTGCTTCTGTAACTTACAAGAAAGAATACCTGAAACACTTCGGTACGACTGTTACCCTGTACTACACTGGTCAGTCCGGCGAAAGATTCTCTTACGGTTACAGAGATATTCCTAACACCAACATCGTTGGCGACTACAACGGTTCCAGCAGTGATAAAGGTCTGAACCTGATCTACATCCCGAGAAGTGCATCAGAGATCAACCTCGTATCCTACCAGGCTAACGGTGCAACCGTTACTCCGGAACAACAGTGGGCTGCACTGGATGCGTTCATCAATGGTGATAAATACCTGAGCAAACACAGAGGTGAATATGCACCGAAGAATGGTCTGAGAACTCCGTTCACACACATCTTTGACCTGCACATCGCACAGGATATCTACATCACCCAGAAAAATGGTAAACGTCATACATTACAGATCTCCTTCGACGTATTCAACCTGGGTAATATGATCAATAACGACTGGGGTCGCGTATACTCTACCCGTACAGGTATGAGCTACAACAACTACGGTCTGATCGACTTCGTTGGTTTTGCAGCTAACGGAACTACTCCGACGTATAATTTTAAAGCGCCTACCAAATACGACAACAAGACTGTTGCTCAGATCGATGATTTCGGTTTACAGTCTGCTCGTTGGCAGGGTCAGCTGGGCTTCCGCTATATCTTCAGATAA
- a CDS encoding alpha/beta fold hydrolase, producing the protein MLEQHYKWHSPHLGHEFEMLVYGEEGYPLILFPTSMGRHYEHRDRGVIQSLEWFINNQLIKVYCPDTVDVHSWYNIHISPAERALHHIRYDRMLRHEVLEKVTEETGVQRIAVAGCSFGGYHAANFAFRYPERVSYLFSLSGVFDVKSRLNGHYDDNVYYNNPVDFMPANPHEALWRMGIILGVAEKDITRSQNETMSGILHNKGIMHWLDVRPNKTHDWPTWLEMLPYYLSLIK; encoded by the coding sequence ATGCTGGAACAACATTACAAATGGCATTCCCCGCACCTGGGCCATGAATTTGAAATGCTGGTGTACGGAGAAGAGGGCTATCCGCTGATACTCTTCCCTACCTCCATGGGAAGGCATTATGAGCACAGAGACAGGGGTGTGATACAGTCATTGGAATGGTTTATCAACAACCAGCTGATCAAGGTGTACTGTCCGGATACGGTGGACGTACACAGCTGGTACAACATACACATTTCCCCTGCTGAAAGAGCCCTTCATCATATCAGATATGACCGTATGCTCCGCCACGAGGTACTGGAAAAAGTGACCGAAGAAACAGGCGTTCAACGCATTGCGGTAGCCGGATGTAGTTTCGGTGGTTATCACGCAGCCAACTTTGCCTTCCGGTACCCGGAAAGAGTATCCTACCTGTTCAGCCTCAGTGGTGTTTTTGATGTAAAATCCCGGCTGAACGGCCATTATGACGACAATGTGTATTATAATAACCCGGTAGATTTTATGCCGGCAAATCCGCATGAAGCCCTTTGGCGGATGGGAATTATACTGGGCGTAGCTGAAAAAGACATTACCCGTAGCCAGAATGAGACAATGTCCGGCATCCTTCATAATAAAGGCATTATGCACTGGCTGGACGTAAGGCCCAACAAGACACACGACTGGCCCACCTGGCTGGAGATGCTGCCTTACTACCTGTCCCTGATCAAATAG
- a CDS encoding RimK family alpha-L-glutamate ligase, translating into MKKIGLLFGQENGFPQAFIDRVNDKQIDGITAEAISIEKVIQGTPSGYSVILDRISQDVPFYRTWLKQAALDGTAVINNPFWWSADDKFVNNELAHRTGVKVPKTALIPSRDLPLNTSDQSFRNLVYPFDWDAIFDHIGFPAYMKPYNGGGWKHVYKIHDREEFFAQHARTGQLVMMLQEEIKYESYYRCYCIGGRYVRVIPYDPYQPENQRYLTEDSGDTTLLNTIADQVAQLNQYLGYDFNSVEIAIQNGVPYVIDFWNPAPETNEKVIGTENFEWVVETAATYAIQRAQQQTPGTDNLTWGNFLQHAIQGQQTAIVPGAKRVAAKKPTAVSPAKPPKDTKTLKEPKAPKVEDKETPAKKTSVKKTKKKED; encoded by the coding sequence ATGAAAAAAATAGGACTCCTTTTCGGCCAGGAAAATGGCTTTCCGCAGGCTTTTATCGATCGTGTGAATGACAAACAGATAGACGGAATCACAGCAGAAGCAATATCCATCGAGAAAGTGATACAGGGTACCCCCTCCGGCTATAGCGTCATCCTTGACCGCATCTCCCAGGACGTACCCTTCTATCGTACCTGGCTTAAACAGGCCGCACTTGATGGTACTGCGGTTATCAACAACCCTTTCTGGTGGAGTGCTGACGACAAATTTGTCAACAATGAACTGGCACACCGCACAGGTGTAAAAGTGCCTAAAACAGCACTGATCCCCTCCAGAGACCTACCCCTCAATACAAGCGATCAATCTTTCAGAAACCTGGTCTACCCTTTCGATTGGGACGCTATCTTTGATCATATCGGCTTTCCTGCCTACATGAAACCATACAATGGCGGCGGCTGGAAACATGTGTACAAAATACATGACCGTGAGGAGTTCTTTGCACAACATGCCCGTACCGGACAACTGGTTATGATGCTGCAGGAAGAAATCAAATACGAATCTTATTATCGTTGTTATTGCATAGGTGGCAGATATGTACGCGTAATACCTTACGATCCATATCAGCCGGAAAATCAGCGTTATCTGACAGAAGATTCCGGAGATACCACACTGTTGAATACCATTGCCGACCAGGTCGCACAACTGAACCAATACCTCGGCTATGATTTCAACTCCGTTGAAATTGCTATTCAGAATGGTGTGCCTTATGTCATTGATTTCTGGAATCCCGCTCCGGAAACAAATGAAAAAGTGATTGGTACCGAAAACTTCGAATGGGTGGTGGAAACAGCCGCTACCTACGCCATACAGCGTGCGCAACAGCAAACGCCTGGAACAGATAACCTGACCTGGGGCAATTTCCTGCAACATGCCATTCAGGGACAACAAACCGCTATCGTACCCGGCGCAAAGAGAGTTGCCGCTAAAAAGCCGACCGCTGTCTCTCCCGCCAAGCCGCCAAAAGATACTAAAACACTGAAGGAGCCAAAGGCGCCGAAAGTGGAAGATAAAGAAACGCCGGCCAAAAAAACTTCGGTAAAAAAGACAAAAAAGAAAGAAGACTAA